A single window of Granulicella mallensis MP5ACTX8 DNA harbors:
- a CDS encoding cytochrome ubiquinol oxidase subunit I yields the protein MDNLLAARSQMGMSLGFHIIFAVIGVSLPLMMTIAEWRWRSTGDPAYLFLAKRWAKGTTILFAVGAISGTVLSFELGLLWPRFMQYAGPVVGMPFSLEGFAFFTEAIFLGIYLYGWNRVPGWLHLFAGVVVSLSGLVSAIFVTLVNGWMNTPTGFDIVNGKFQNIHPLAAMLNPAGIPEAVHMVLAAYTAAGFATAGIHGFLLLRRGRNRFDEVAIGIALTVGGCAVLVQGISGDALARMVAQKQPMKLASLEGQFKTETSAPLRIGGLPFPDQRETKYAIEIPDGLSLLAFHDPHARIRGLDQEPEADWPNVRIVHVSFQIMVGCGSLLSLFALVAAWLAWKRGPLSKQKLFLKALILVSPLGFVALEAGWMVTEIGRQPWIIYHLMRTKDAVTSTPNIAVVFSIMTFVYLLLGVIVVWLLGKHVIAQPDRKQLDGPGVLV from the coding sequence ATGGATAATCTTCTTGCAGCTCGCTCCCAGATGGGGATGTCGCTCGGCTTCCATATCATCTTTGCGGTCATTGGCGTATCCCTGCCTTTGATGATGACCATCGCCGAGTGGCGTTGGCGATCTACCGGCGATCCAGCGTATCTCTTTCTTGCCAAGCGATGGGCGAAGGGGACCACCATCCTCTTCGCCGTCGGGGCGATCTCCGGTACCGTTCTGTCGTTTGAACTTGGCTTGTTGTGGCCGCGTTTTATGCAGTATGCAGGGCCGGTAGTGGGCATGCCTTTCTCGCTGGAAGGTTTTGCGTTCTTTACTGAAGCCATCTTCCTCGGTATTTATCTCTACGGATGGAATCGCGTGCCCGGCTGGCTCCATCTCTTTGCTGGAGTGGTCGTTTCCCTGAGTGGGCTCGTTTCGGCCATTTTTGTGACCCTGGTCAACGGTTGGATGAATACCCCAACCGGCTTCGACATCGTGAATGGCAAGTTCCAGAATATTCATCCCCTTGCCGCCATGTTGAATCCTGCCGGCATCCCCGAAGCCGTGCATATGGTTCTGGCTGCTTATACGGCAGCGGGATTTGCTACTGCGGGGATACATGGATTCTTACTCCTGCGCCGGGGCCGGAACCGGTTTGATGAGGTGGCAATTGGGATCGCATTAACCGTTGGCGGCTGCGCGGTTCTCGTGCAGGGTATCAGCGGTGATGCACTTGCTCGCATGGTGGCTCAGAAGCAACCGATGAAGCTCGCGAGCCTTGAGGGACAGTTCAAGACGGAGACTAGCGCACCTTTACGCATCGGTGGCCTCCCATTTCCTGATCAGCGCGAGACAAAGTATGCAATTGAGATCCCCGACGGTCTGAGTCTCCTTGCCTTTCACGATCCACATGCGCGCATACGGGGGCTCGACCAGGAGCCTGAGGCCGACTGGCCAAACGTCAGGATCGTTCACGTCTCCTTTCAGATCATGGTCGGATGCGGAAGCCTTCTCTCACTCTTTGCCCTGGTAGCTGCATGGCTTGCATGGAAGAGAGGTCCGCTGAGCAAACAAAAACTATTTCTCAAGGCTTTGATACTCGTTAGTCCGCTCGGGTTTGTAGCCCTGGAAGCCGGTTGGATGGTGACGGAGATCGGACGGCAGCCCTGGATTATCTATCACTTGATGCGCACAAAAGACGCCGTGACCTCAACTCCCAACATTGCTGTTGTGTTCAGCATCATGACGTTCGTGTATCTGCTTCTGGGAGTCATTGTGGTTTGGCTTCTCGGTAAACACGTGATCGCACAGCCCGACAGGAAACAACTCGACGGTCCAGGAGTACTCGTATGA
- the budA gene encoding acetolactate decarboxylase: MAKLNCEISEHLQVALRERSKATGESIDRIVSNALARALEMPVHTLFQISTSGALVEGIYEKAVSSSLLLNYGDFGIGTFDNLDGEMVVLDGAIYQVRSNGTVTNIQDDTGTPFAVVVRFVADQDETIAKASSFEDLRSLCDKYRDSANLFYAVRVDGHFDHIHTRAMKATLDGLPLAQAAAIQPEFDFHDIDGTLVGIWAPEYSRSLNIAGYHFHFLSDDRTQGGHLLECSGKNLRVRVERLADFHLSLPESEEFLRADLTKDPSKDLAYAEQAHKKGDA, encoded by the coding sequence ATGGCCAAACTCAATTGTGAAATATCGGAACACCTTCAGGTAGCACTTCGTGAGCGGTCCAAAGCCACAGGGGAGTCGATCGATCGTATCGTGTCCAACGCACTCGCAAGGGCGCTTGAGATGCCGGTGCATACGCTCTTTCAGATTTCCACTTCGGGGGCACTTGTCGAGGGGATCTATGAGAAAGCCGTGTCTTCGAGCCTCCTGCTGAATTACGGGGACTTCGGAATCGGGACCTTCGATAATCTGGACGGAGAGATGGTGGTCCTCGATGGTGCCATCTATCAGGTACGCAGCAACGGTACAGTGACAAACATCCAGGACGATACCGGCACGCCATTCGCTGTTGTTGTTCGGTTCGTCGCCGATCAAGACGAGACCATCGCTAAGGCAAGCAGCTTTGAGGATCTCCGGAGTCTATGTGACAAATATCGTGATTCTGCGAATCTCTTTTATGCAGTTCGTGTCGACGGGCATTTCGACCATATTCATACGAGAGCGATGAAAGCTACTCTGGACGGTCTCCCTCTTGCGCAGGCGGCGGCCATTCAACCCGAGTTCGATTTTCACGACATCGATGGGACGCTCGTGGGGATATGGGCACCGGAGTATTCCCGTTCCCTTAATATCGCCGGCTACCACTTCCACTTTCTCTCGGATGATAGGACGCAAGGTGGTCATCTGCTGGAGTGCAGCGGCAAAAATCTTCGCGTGCGTGTAGAGCGGCTGGCTGATTTTCACCTTAGTCTTCCTGAGTCCGAGGAATTCCTGCGAGCCGACCTCACAAAAGATCCATCGAAGGACCTCGCTTACGCAGAACAAGCCCACAAAAAGGGAGACGCCTAA
- a CDS encoding TonB-dependent receptor produces MTVLKLRRGILVALALVFCLNGAVAMHAQSGQADVQGVVTDVSGSIVVKAQVVLTNTDNGEKRTVTTASDGRYSIPTVAPGHYSLTITAPTFSPETINGLVIQLDNHVNQNVTLQAGNATQSITVQSAVPAVDTTSYDVGGVVEQAQIEDLPIQNRQYLALALLTPGTTQAASRSFYSNVQSGGGVYYYANGFYWDGVSNQQTEEGDPRQNIPEDSVAEFKTYTASMPADLGWAMGGFTTVVSKSGTNKIHGDVFEYYRDTALTADTSFDKATELAEHTGSPLYKRNQWGGSIGGPILKDRIHYYGAFERTQATTSWTLFEPAGSAAAADYASLLGTFQHPSHDQLLTVRVDDDLKPNQQLFFRYSQEWQLSTANGCGGQTTAYCYDGEFPRKAYVVGHTWEPKPNMVNEARFQYAYISYELGPYNTPIPTKPEQLANPIYSQNVSLAYDFPSLSFGHNYAAVGVESRWQVNDSLTIQKGAHSIKIGADVSYIPYIDSDDLNLNGTYTFLTDQPFDDTPATEAKLSNPYQFTQNAIPQIFYLPSTQQSYFVEDSWRVKPNLTVNAGLRYDLQRGASFLDTYTPNTTTEPVIPGEGNPHDRGDYHNVGPRVGVSWDPFKKGNDVIRAGYGIYYNFIQTELQESEKLNFKNCNISLTTGIAPAGTPPNHVLPYPNPYNGLSVTDYCSTTPLTVATLSPYLQNPYMHQFSLGYSRQLGKDLSLSVDGLYNRGLRDYKIYDLNIPANYPANTARPDPTFYQINQNASTSANEYKGFYVKFDKRLSHRYMYTASYALSSSHDNNPHQAPTNYNNLGEDWGPAQFDQRNALVLSGSVDLPYRIQVGGIYSLRSNLPFSVTTSTLSPNMFPVNTNADGTAQYVPGTTRDQGNRGINYAAINAYRADLDANVNPYMSACRSGVAPGTGSCLSTNLGPKSIASTGYNDFDLHISVIAYKHNSLQLKIVGQAFDLFGTENNLTINTAPTTNSFGAATSGNNVQIGELAAQFSF; encoded by the coding sequence ATGACCGTCCTGAAGTTACGCAGAGGTATTCTTGTCGCACTCGCTCTCGTTTTTTGCCTGAATGGTGCTGTCGCGATGCACGCGCAGTCCGGGCAGGCGGACGTTCAGGGGGTAGTCACGGACGTATCTGGGTCCATCGTGGTCAAAGCCCAGGTAGTCCTGACGAACACGGACAACGGAGAGAAACGCACTGTTACCACAGCGTCGGATGGACGTTACAGTATTCCCACCGTGGCTCCCGGCCATTACTCACTTACCATCACCGCGCCCACATTCTCGCCCGAGACCATCAATGGTCTCGTCATCCAGCTGGATAATCACGTGAATCAAAACGTCACATTGCAGGCAGGTAACGCCACGCAGAGCATCACGGTTCAAAGTGCCGTGCCGGCGGTGGACACAACCTCCTATGACGTGGGTGGTGTCGTCGAGCAGGCTCAGATCGAAGACCTTCCCATTCAAAACCGGCAGTATCTCGCTCTTGCGCTGCTGACGCCGGGCACTACGCAGGCTGCTTCGCGCAGCTTCTATAGCAACGTGCAATCAGGAGGCGGTGTGTACTACTACGCCAACGGCTTCTACTGGGACGGTGTGTCCAACCAGCAGACCGAAGAAGGCGATCCGCGCCAGAACATTCCAGAAGATTCCGTGGCTGAGTTCAAGACGTATACCGCCTCCATGCCTGCCGATCTTGGCTGGGCGATGGGCGGTTTCACAACGGTCGTTTCCAAGAGCGGCACCAACAAGATTCACGGCGATGTCTTCGAGTATTATCGCGACACCGCTCTCACCGCCGACACTTCGTTCGATAAAGCCACCGAGTTGGCCGAGCATACCGGTTCTCCCCTCTACAAGCGCAATCAGTGGGGCGGCTCTATAGGTGGTCCGATCCTAAAGGATCGGATCCACTACTACGGGGCCTTTGAGCGCACGCAGGCCACCACCTCCTGGACGTTGTTCGAGCCAGCTGGCAGTGCCGCCGCGGCGGACTATGCATCGCTCCTCGGAACCTTCCAGCATCCGAGCCACGATCAACTCCTCACCGTTCGTGTCGACGATGACCTCAAGCCGAATCAGCAACTATTCTTCCGCTATTCGCAAGAGTGGCAGTTGTCCACGGCGAATGGATGCGGTGGACAGACCACAGCCTATTGCTACGATGGCGAGTTTCCGCGCAAGGCCTATGTGGTCGGGCATACATGGGAGCCAAAACCCAATATGGTGAACGAGGCTCGTTTTCAATACGCCTACATCTCCTACGAGCTCGGTCCCTACAATACGCCCATTCCGACCAAGCCAGAACAGCTTGCGAATCCGATCTATAGCCAGAATGTATCGCTGGCCTATGACTTTCCCAGCCTCTCCTTTGGGCATAACTATGCCGCTGTAGGTGTAGAGTCTCGCTGGCAGGTCAACGACTCCCTGACCATCCAGAAGGGAGCGCATTCGATCAAGATCGGTGCGGATGTAAGTTACATCCCCTACATCGACTCCGACGATCTCAACTTGAACGGAACCTACACCTTCCTTACCGACCAGCCCTTTGATGACACTCCGGCCACAGAGGCAAAGCTCTCCAACCCTTACCAATTCACGCAGAATGCGATTCCGCAGATCTTCTACCTGCCCTCGACCCAGCAGTCGTATTTCGTGGAAGATAGCTGGAGAGTAAAGCCGAACCTGACTGTCAACGCGGGGCTCCGCTACGATCTCCAGCGGGGCGCCTCGTTCCTCGATACCTATACGCCGAACACCACTACTGAGCCCGTGATTCCCGGCGAAGGAAATCCTCATGATCGCGGGGACTATCACAACGTTGGCCCAAGAGTTGGCGTGTCGTGGGACCCCTTCAAGAAGGGGAATGATGTAATCCGCGCGGGCTATGGCATCTATTACAACTTCATCCAGACCGAGCTCCAGGAGTCGGAAAAACTTAACTTCAAGAATTGCAACATCTCGCTAACGACGGGCATTGCGCCTGCCGGCACGCCACCGAATCATGTTCTGCCCTATCCCAACCCCTATAACGGACTGAGCGTCACGGACTATTGCTCGACTACGCCGCTGACCGTTGCTACTCTTTCTCCGTATCTGCAGAATCCCTATATGCATCAGTTTTCTCTTGGCTACAGTCGCCAGCTCGGCAAGGATCTTTCCCTCTCTGTCGATGGTCTCTATAATCGCGGCCTGCGCGACTACAAGATTTATGACCTCAACATTCCGGCCAACTATCCGGCCAACACCGCCAGACCTGATCCCACTTTCTATCAGATCAATCAGAATGCCTCCACCTCGGCCAATGAGTACAAGGGCTTCTACGTCAAGTTCGACAAGAGACTGAGCCATCGTTACATGTACACCGCTTCCTATGCTCTTAGCTCGTCTCATGACAACAACCCGCACCAGGCTCCCACGAACTACAACAACCTTGGAGAGGACTGGGGCCCCGCGCAATTCGACCAACGCAATGCGCTGGTACTCAGCGGTTCTGTCGATCTGCCGTATCGCATCCAGGTTGGCGGCATCTACAGCCTCCGCAGTAACCTGCCATTCAGCGTGACCACTTCTACTCTCAGCCCAAACATGTTCCCGGTAAATACCAATGCCGACGGTACGGCTCAGTATGTTCCTGGAACCACGCGAGACCAGGGCAATCGCGGGATCAACTATGCCGCGATCAATGCCTACCGCGCCGACCTTGACGCTAATGTCAATCCCTACATGTCGGCATGCCGAAGCGGTGTCGCTCCAGGTACTGGCTCCTGTCTCTCTACCAACCTTGGTCCGAAATCGATTGCCTCCACGGGGTATAACGACTTCGATCTCCATATCTCTGTCATCGCATACAAGCACAACTCTCTGCAGTTGAAGATCGTCGGCCAGGCATTCGATCTCTTCGGCACTGAGAATAACTTGACCATCAACACCGCTCCCACAACCAACAGCTTCGGTGCAGCTACCTCTGGCAACAATGTCCAGATCGGCGAGCTTGCAGCGCAGTTCAGCTTTTAG
- the alsS gene encoding acetolactate synthase AlsS, which yields MAVEKKEAPLSGADVVVRTLEQQGVKWVFGVPGAKIDKVFNTLVDSQIQTVVCRHEQNAAFIAGGIGRMTGKAGVAIATSGPGVSNLTTGLATANTEGDPVVALGGAVPLADRLKKIHQSMDSVSLMRAVTKYSVEADSPESVGEVMANAFRSAESDRPGAAFVSLPMDIMISPAKCEVLTSPSHSGVGPAAEAAIQEAARLINQAKRPVILLGLLASKPENAEAVHELVASGKLPVVGTFQAAGAISAELFSNFGGRVGQINNQPADKILEAGDLVVTIGYDPVEYWPSLWNRGQRRILIHLDALPADIDNSYCPAVELIGDLAATIRQLTLLIKHMTPDAKMSALLAKIAQDREQLARESAELNGTPVHPLRLVSELQKILTPDTTLCLDMGSFHLWMARHLYSFRARQVLISNGQQTLGVALPWGIAATLVRPSEKVVSISGDGGFLFSGMELETAVRLKSNLVHMIWIDGTYNMVAIQEEQKYGRSSGTDFGPLDPVKYAEAFGARGLMIQSPDQVAPVLKEAFDIPGPVLIGVPVDYRDNHKLFETVNERNIH from the coding sequence ATGGCCGTAGAAAAGAAGGAAGCACCGCTCAGCGGTGCTGATGTCGTAGTCAGGACCCTCGAGCAGCAAGGAGTCAAATGGGTCTTCGGTGTTCCTGGAGCCAAGATCGACAAGGTCTTCAATACATTGGTCGATTCTCAAATCCAGACTGTCGTGTGCCGTCACGAGCAAAATGCGGCCTTCATTGCCGGTGGGATCGGGCGTATGACCGGTAAGGCCGGGGTCGCTATCGCAACTTCGGGTCCGGGAGTCTCGAATCTGACGACGGGGCTGGCGACGGCCAATACCGAAGGAGATCCGGTGGTAGCCCTTGGAGGAGCGGTGCCTCTTGCTGACCGGCTGAAGAAGATTCATCAGTCGATGGATTCGGTAAGCCTAATGCGGGCGGTCACAAAGTACAGCGTGGAGGCCGATTCGCCCGAATCGGTTGGCGAGGTCATGGCAAACGCGTTTCGTAGTGCCGAATCGGACCGGCCGGGAGCAGCCTTTGTAAGCTTGCCGATGGACATTATGATCTCCCCGGCAAAATGCGAGGTCCTGACCTCGCCGTCACACTCGGGAGTCGGTCCGGCCGCTGAAGCTGCTATTCAAGAGGCGGCCCGTCTTATCAATCAAGCGAAGCGTCCGGTCATTCTGCTTGGTCTGCTGGCCAGTAAGCCGGAGAATGCTGAAGCTGTGCACGAGCTGGTCGCAAGCGGCAAACTTCCCGTCGTCGGAACATTTCAGGCTGCGGGTGCTATCTCCGCCGAGTTGTTTAGTAATTTTGGAGGCCGCGTTGGACAGATCAATAACCAGCCTGCGGACAAGATTCTCGAAGCGGGAGATTTAGTGGTCACCATTGGTTATGACCCGGTGGAATATTGGCCGTCCCTCTGGAATAGGGGGCAGCGCCGCATTCTCATCCATCTCGATGCTCTACCAGCCGACATCGATAATTCCTATTGCCCGGCCGTCGAGCTGATAGGCGATCTTGCAGCAACGATTCGTCAGTTGACTCTGCTTATCAAGCACATGACGCCAGACGCCAAAATGTCGGCATTATTGGCGAAGATCGCGCAGGATCGTGAGCAACTGGCGCGCGAGTCGGCCGAACTGAATGGAACGCCTGTCCACCCCCTTCGACTTGTCTCGGAGCTGCAAAAGATTCTTACCCCGGATACGACACTTTGCCTTGATATGGGTTCCTTCCACCTATGGATGGCGCGCCACCTCTATAGCTTCCGAGCACGACAAGTTCTTATCAGCAACGGCCAGCAGACTCTTGGTGTTGCGCTTCCGTGGGGGATCGCCGCGACCCTGGTACGTCCATCCGAGAAAGTCGTGTCTATCTCTGGTGATGGAGGCTTCCTCTTCTCGGGAATGGAGCTTGAAACGGCAGTGAGGCTAAAATCCAATCTCGTTCACATGATCTGGATTGACGGAACATACAATATGGTCGCTATTCAGGAAGAGCAAAAGTATGGCCGGTCCTCTGGAACAGACTTCGGCCCACTCGATCCTGTTAAGTATGCAGAGGCGTTTGGTGCCCGTGGTCTGATGATTCAGTCGCCCGATCAAGTCGCGCCTGTTCTCAAAGAAGCCTTTGATATCCCTGGTCCTGTGCTCATCGGTGTTCCTGTCGACTATCGTGACAATCACAAGCTATTCGAAACGGTGAACGAGCGGAATATTCATTGA
- a CDS encoding DUF2891 family protein: MRILSGLLILSLAGSASLVAQKSDPARVAEYAKTLPSVTSPVFDEQRTETLATYAISCSDHPQENTGTHDYFLWGYEKMPVLLESYDRNRAFFGCSNWHDAVGSVWTLMRLLIQNPKLPLEGSIKDIATTHFRKTNMDGEYAFFTQPKPAAMAIVAEPNFEEPYGYSWLLKLYGETKASDSPEAKKMATALAPLAKWMSERYVFYLYNLKYPFRVGTDANTAWAMSLALDGVNLSEDTTMKTAIQATAIRLFGKDKDCPTGMEPQNSDDVSSCLTEAALMGRVMDQQAYLKWLDDFLPPVYSKLFEGYTKKIDTSHTNTTGADAQLQLDYKSHLIALNFQRATDLLLISYALPQDDARVPVFKTLATINATHGYEDLGNAGYEGQHWLATYALLYENAAKGPAPLAPEKPKNHDNAAAAD; the protein is encoded by the coding sequence ATGCGAATTCTAAGTGGGCTCCTCATTCTTAGCCTTGCTGGTTCTGCAAGTCTTGTGGCTCAGAAAAGCGATCCAGCAAGGGTTGCCGAGTATGCCAAGACCCTTCCGTCCGTCACGTCGCCTGTATTCGACGAGCAGAGGACAGAGACCCTCGCAACCTATGCCATCAGTTGCTCCGATCACCCGCAGGAGAACACTGGCACGCACGATTACTTTCTCTGGGGCTACGAAAAGATGCCCGTGCTCCTCGAAAGCTACGACAGAAATCGCGCCTTCTTTGGCTGCTCAAACTGGCATGACGCCGTCGGCTCTGTCTGGACGCTGATGCGGTTGCTCATTCAGAATCCAAAGCTCCCTTTGGAAGGGTCCATTAAGGACATCGCGACGACTCACTTCCGTAAGACCAACATGGACGGCGAGTATGCCTTCTTTACTCAGCCAAAACCTGCCGCCATGGCTATCGTTGCCGAGCCGAACTTCGAGGAGCCCTACGGATACTCCTGGTTGCTCAAGCTGTACGGCGAGACGAAGGCTTCGGATTCACCCGAAGCCAAAAAGATGGCGACAGCCTTGGCGCCATTGGCCAAGTGGATGTCCGAACGCTATGTTTTCTATCTCTACAATCTCAAATACCCGTTCCGTGTGGGAACCGATGCCAACACGGCGTGGGCAATGAGCCTTGCCCTTGACGGAGTAAACCTCTCCGAAGACACAACCATGAAGACCGCAATCCAGGCTACTGCCATTCGTCTCTTTGGCAAGGATAAGGATTGTCCCACCGGCATGGAGCCCCAGAATTCTGACGACGTCTCGTCCTGCCTCACGGAGGCGGCCTTGATGGGCCGTGTCATGGACCAGCAGGCTTACCTCAAATGGCTCGATGATTTTCTTCCCCCCGTCTACTCAAAGCTCTTCGAGGGATATACCAAGAAGATCGATACCAGCCATACGAACACGACAGGCGCCGACGCGCAGCTTCAGCTGGATTACAAGTCTCACTTGATTGCCTTGAACTTTCAACGCGCCACCGATCTTCTCCTGATCTCCTATGCTTTGCCTCAGGACGACGCCCGCGTGCCGGTCTTCAAGACCCTTGCCACAATCAATGCAACCCATGGATACGAAGACCTCGGCAACGCGGGGTACGAGGGCCAGCACTGGCTCGCTACGTACGCTCTCCTCTATGAAAACGCGGCGAAGGGACCTGCGCCGCTCGCTCCTGAGAAGCCCAAGAACCATGACAACGCCGCCGCAGCAGACTAA
- a CDS encoding cytochrome d ubiquinol oxidase subunit II, with the protein MNPQIVLTGVMLVAVVLYCLLAGADFGAGFWDLVCSGPRARQQRELIENAIEPIWETNHVWLILVIVLMFTGFPSAFSTICVGLAVPLFLILLGIILRGSSYVFRAYFTGSIRTQLYWGKVFSISSCVTPLFLGIVIGAISSDSVVVTNGVPDHGWLDTWLHPFPLLVGVLSLSLFAYLSACYLTLEAEDPLLQEDFRRRALFTGFVSLLTAFATYAAAGTFAQEIRDGLSRAPYVWLVEVVAAMASLVAFQGLWMRRYRRARIAAAIQVGLIILGWGVAQFPFLVRPNLTIATASAPTNILVDIEIACSLGGAILFPSLYLLFYIFKAHRKSVATENTIA; encoded by the coding sequence ATGAATCCCCAGATCGTGCTCACTGGTGTCATGCTCGTCGCGGTCGTTCTCTATTGTCTTCTTGCGGGTGCCGACTTTGGAGCCGGCTTCTGGGATCTGGTCTGTTCGGGACCTCGGGCACGGCAACAAAGGGAACTCATCGAGAATGCAATCGAGCCTATCTGGGAGACAAACCATGTCTGGCTCATCCTCGTGATCGTTCTCATGTTTACCGGATTCCCATCGGCATTCAGCACGATCTGCGTTGGACTTGCTGTCCCACTATTTTTGATCCTGCTGGGCATCATTCTGCGCGGCTCTTCTTATGTTTTTCGTGCCTACTTCACAGGTAGTATCCGGACACAGCTCTATTGGGGTAAAGTTTTTTCGATTTCCAGTTGTGTTACGCCGCTCTTTCTGGGAATCGTCATCGGTGCAATATCGAGTGATTCCGTGGTCGTCACGAATGGCGTTCCGGATCACGGCTGGCTCGATACCTGGCTTCATCCTTTTCCTCTGCTTGTAGGTGTGCTCTCGTTGTCCCTCTTTGCCTATCTTTCGGCCTGCTATCTCACGCTTGAGGCAGAAGACCCTCTGCTTCAGGAAGACTTCCGCCGTCGAGCTCTGTTTACAGGATTCGTCTCTCTTCTCACTGCTTTCGCTACGTATGCGGCGGCGGGCACCTTTGCCCAGGAGATCCGAGACGGCTTGTCGCGCGCGCCATACGTTTGGCTCGTCGAGGTCGTCGCTGCCATGGCGTCGCTAGTGGCATTTCAGGGACTCTGGATGAGGCGTTATCGACGAGCAAGAATCGCAGCAGCAATTCAGGTCGGGCTGATTATTTTGGGTTGGGGGGTAGCGCAATTTCCATTTCTAGTCAGGCCAAACCTTACGATTGCGACAGCCTCGGCTCCGACCAATATCCTGGTCGATATTGAAATCGCATGCTCCCTGGGAGGGGCCATCCTTTTCCCGTCTCTCTACCTGCTGTTTTACATCTTCAAAGCTCACCGCAAATCCGTTGCCACAGAGAACACGATCGCCTGA